One genomic segment of Rivularia sp. PCC 7116 includes these proteins:
- a CDS encoding ABC transporter ATP-binding protein translates to MSFLRLENITKSFGSFVANDNINFEIEPGKIHAILGENGAGKSTLMNIVSGVFQPDSGQIYLEDKPVKITSAHTAIKLGIGTIYQHFMLVPQLSVTENIILGIDKNLRLNLKKKYQQIADLSNSYGLEVNPKAKVEDLPVGTQQRVEILKILYRQAKLLILDEPTAVLTPIEVKSLIEILRQLAAAGNTIIFISHKLEEVIALCDTVTVLRKGKVVANRKILETTASELAALMVGREIDFQLTKSPVTPGKVVLSVNNLQVADDRGVIAVNNISFQLREGEILGIAGVDGNGQRELADALAKIRKIKAGELKFHQNSNTAYIPEDRQKMGLILQFNIAQNLILKAFRKLPFCRHFLLQPQTIQNRATSAIEEFDIRGAETQIKVSQLSGGNQQKVVLARELANNPVLIVAMQPTRGLDVGATETVQQRLLQERTRGAAIVYISTELEEVMAISDRIAVMYRGEFVGVLDAQTATLEEVGLLMGGGRDGVME, encoded by the coding sequence ATGTCATTTTTACGTTTAGAAAATATTACAAAATCCTTTGGCTCTTTTGTTGCTAACGATAATATCAACTTTGAAATAGAACCTGGAAAAATTCACGCTATCTTAGGAGAAAATGGTGCCGGTAAAAGCACTTTAATGAATATCGTTAGCGGTGTTTTTCAACCAGATAGCGGTCAAATTTATTTAGAAGATAAACCCGTCAAAATTACATCCGCACACACAGCGATAAAACTTGGTATCGGTACGATTTATCAACATTTCATGCTCGTACCGCAATTAAGCGTTACCGAAAATATTATTCTTGGAATTGATAAAAATTTACGGTTAAATCTTAAAAAAAAATATCAACAAATAGCTGATTTATCTAACTCTTATGGATTAGAAGTTAATCCGAAAGCAAAAGTTGAAGATTTACCAGTAGGCACCCAACAAAGAGTAGAAATTCTCAAAATACTTTACCGTCAAGCTAAATTATTGATTCTTGATGAACCAACCGCAGTTTTAACACCCATAGAAGTTAAATCCTTAATTGAAATTCTGCGTCAACTTGCTGCTGCTGGCAATACGATTATTTTTATCAGCCATAAACTCGAAGAAGTAATAGCTCTTTGCGATACAGTTACCGTTTTACGAAAGGGGAAAGTAGTAGCTAATAGAAAAATATTAGAAACTACCGCTTCCGAATTAGCTGCATTAATGGTTGGTAGGGAAATTGATTTTCAGTTGACTAAATCCCCCGTTACTCCTGGAAAAGTGGTTTTATCGGTAAATAATTTGCAAGTAGCAGACGATAGAGGTGTAATTGCCGTCAATAATATATCTTTTCAACTACGAGAAGGAGAGATTTTAGGAATCGCTGGAGTTGATGGAAACGGGCAGCGAGAATTAGCCGATGCTTTAGCAAAAATCCGCAAAATCAAAGCCGGGGAACTCAAATTTCATCAAAATTCAAATACAGCTTACATTCCCGAAGATAGGCAAAAAATGGGTTTGATATTACAGTTTAATATTGCTCAAAACTTAATTTTGAAAGCTTTTAGAAAATTACCGTTTTGTCGTCACTTTTTATTACAACCCCAAACAATTCAAAATCGGGCAACCTCAGCAATTGAAGAATTTGATATTCGGGGTGCGGAAACTCAGATAAAAGTCAGCCAGCTTTCCGGAGGCAACCAACAAAAGGTAGTTTTAGCAAGAGAATTAGCCAATAACCCCGTACTAATTGTAGCCATGCAGCCCACCAGAGGTTTAGATGTCGGAGCCACCGAAACAGTACAGCAAAGGTTATTGCAAGAAAGAACCAGAGGAGCCGCCATTGTATATATTTCTACAGAGTTGGAAGAAGTCATGGCAATTAGCGATCGCATTGCAGTCATGTATCGTGGTGAATTTGTTGGTGTATTAGATGCCCAGACAGCAACATTGGAAGAAGTTGGTTTGTTGATGGGAGGGGGAAGGGATGGGGTGATGGAGTGA
- a CDS encoding STM4504/CBY_0614 family protein, whose translation MPIENFSKRQKRLRGEVPDIYQYDNIPEGLRVQIIHIMNDALGDNKHSETQASYKAIHEILCREYGKLFLVDKPFFNDINYYMNDVRNFVLNISNTEEVLDVVELGFQLIDRYYREDKLIYIVQPKITPDQAIKELNARFKEHGVGYQYESGQIIRVDSQIIHDNAIKPALHLLNDARFKGANEEFLQAHEHYRHKRYKECLNDCLKALESTMKTICDNQGWAYESRDTAKKLIGICFNNNLIPIFLETQLSSLRQNLESGIPTVRNKLGGHGQGSQQITVPEYFASYQLNMTASTILLLVQAENSLS comes from the coding sequence ATGCCTATCGAAAATTTTTCAAAACGTCAAAAAAGGCTTCGGGGAGAAGTACCTGATATTTATCAATATGATAATATCCCTGAAGGGTTGAGAGTGCAGATTATTCATATTATGAATGATGCACTAGGAGACAATAAACATTCGGAAACTCAAGCAAGCTATAAGGCAATTCATGAAATTTTATGTCGTGAATACGGCAAACTTTTTCTTGTAGATAAACCGTTTTTCAACGATATCAACTATTATATGAACGATGTGAGGAATTTTGTGTTAAATATTAGTAATACAGAAGAAGTCCTGGATGTCGTAGAATTAGGTTTTCAGTTGATTGATAGATATTATAGGGAAGATAAATTAATATATATTGTTCAACCGAAAATTACACCCGATCAAGCAATAAAAGAATTAAACGCTAGGTTTAAAGAACATGGAGTAGGCTATCAGTATGAATCTGGGCAAATTATTAGAGTAGATTCTCAAATTATTCATGATAATGCGATTAAACCAGCTTTGCACTTACTCAACGATGCGAGATTTAAAGGTGCAAACGAAGAATTTTTACAAGCGCACGAACACTACAGACATAAGCGTTATAAAGAATGTCTCAACGACTGTCTCAAAGCTTTAGAAAGCACTATGAAAACTATTTGTGATAATCAAGGTTGGGCATACGAATCTAGAGATACAGCTAAAAAATTGATTGGTATTTGCTTCAATAATAATCTCATACCTATCTTTTTAGAAACTCAATTATCATCTCTCAGACAAAACCTTGAAAGTGGTATTCCCACTGTCAGAAATAAACTTGGAGGGCATGGTCAAGGTTCTCAGCAAATTACAGTACCAGAATATTTTGCATCTTACCAGCTTAATATGACTGCAAGTACAATTTTGTTGTTAGTACAAGCTGAAAATTCATTATCTTAA
- a CDS encoding DUF6174 domain-containing protein has translation MPAISQAPERIEESQLGGNTKSLRLEIRKLRFNRRLWRKQKITNYRYTLSNSCFCVPEARGPVIIEVRNGKTVSVTSEATGEEANPDFFQNFDTIPKLFNVIRDAINRRADRLDVEYDAKFGYPTNISIDYKFQLADEELFLSVTNFEVIE, from the coding sequence TTGCCAGCAATATCTCAAGCTCCCGAGCGAATAGAAGAATCACAACTGGGCGGTAATACTAAGTCTTTGAGATTGGAGATACGAAAATTAAGATTTAATCGAAGATTGTGGAGGAAACAAAAAATTACCAACTATCGCTATACTCTCAGTAACAGTTGCTTTTGTGTACCTGAAGCTAGAGGTCCTGTTATTATTGAAGTACGTAACGGTAAAACAGTTTCTGTCACTTCTGAAGCTACCGGTGAAGAAGCTAATCCCGATTTTTTCCAAAATTTCGATACAATACCCAAGCTTTTCAACGTAATTCGAGATGCAATCAATCGTAGAGCAGATCGCTTAGACGTGGAATATGATGCTAAATTTGGTTATCCAACCAATATTAGTATTGACTACAAATTTCAGTTAGCTGACGAAGAACTATTTCTTTCAGTTACGAATTTTGAAGTCATTGAATAA
- a CDS encoding ABC transporter permease, producing MTSRTKTNPYKSLLPILSPIIAIASALLVGAILILMAGANPIAAYTALFQESLFDYFGFGNTLTRMTPLLFTSLGVLIALKAGQFNIGGEGQIYLGALGSTLVGLYVKVPAFIHMPLGLLVGFLFGAVWGWIPGYLKAIRGVNEVITTLLLNYIAVNLISYLVQNPLKAENAPSPYSELIAKSAQLPMLPGGLASAGIILALLVAVILWILLQRTPFGYQITAVGFNPIASNYAGISVKSTVILVMTLAGGLAGLAGSCEVMGLKYRLFEEVSPGYGFDAIAIAFLSRGNVLGVVLASLFFAALRSGANVMQRSAGVPVTVVLAIQGLTVLFIAIGLALESKEW from the coding sequence ATGACCTCTCGGACAAAAACCAACCCCTATAAATCCTTACTACCAATCCTCTCACCAATAATTGCCATTGCATCGGCTTTACTAGTTGGTGCAATTCTGATTTTAATGGCTGGTGCAAATCCTATCGCGGCATATACGGCGCTTTTCCAAGAATCGCTGTTTGATTATTTCGGGTTTGGCAATACTTTGACTAGGATGACTCCTTTATTATTTACTAGTTTGGGAGTATTGATAGCGTTAAAAGCCGGACAATTTAACATTGGTGGAGAAGGGCAAATCTATCTCGGTGCTTTGGGAAGTACTTTGGTAGGTTTGTACGTCAAAGTACCGGCATTTATTCATATGCCTTTGGGATTATTGGTAGGATTTTTATTTGGTGCGGTTTGGGGTTGGATTCCAGGTTATTTAAAAGCAATTCGCGGTGTTAATGAAGTAATTACAACTTTGTTGTTGAATTATATTGCGGTTAATTTAATCAGTTATTTGGTGCAGAATCCCCTAAAAGCAGAAAATGCCCCCAGCCCTTATTCAGAATTGATTGCAAAATCTGCTCAACTACCGATGTTGCCGGGAGGTTTGGCAAGTGCAGGAATTATTTTAGCTTTGTTAGTAGCTGTAATTTTGTGGATATTATTGCAGCGTACTCCTTTTGGTTATCAGATAACAGCGGTGGGATTTAATCCGATAGCTTCTAATTATGCGGGAATTTCTGTAAAAAGTACCGTAATTTTAGTGATGACTTTGGCGGGAGGATTGGCTGGTTTAGCTGGTAGTTGTGAAGTCATGGGTTTGAAATATCGGTTATTTGAGGAAGTTTCACCGGGCTATGGATTTGACGCGATCGCGATAGCATTTCTCAGTCGTGGTAACGTGTTGGGTGTGGTTTTAGCTTCTTTGTTTTTCGCAGCATTGCGGAGTGGTGCTAATGTTATGCAGCGTAGTGCGGGAGTACCGGTAACGGTAGTGTTGGCAATTCAAGGATTAACGGTATTGTTTATTGCCATTGGTTTAGCATTGGAATCGAAAGAATGGTAA
- a CDS encoding ABC transporter permease, which yields MPNPQFPISDYLASSIRLAVPLAFAALGGMYSERGGILNIALEGMLLTGAFSSAVAAFYTGNPWLGVLAAVVAGGMVGLLHAFLCVSLGVNQLVSGLAINLVAGGLTSFLARLVFDGGSAQRLAGIEAINIPWLASIPVIGILFQQDIFVYSLIILIIFSTYFLFHTSPGLSLRAIGEYPQAADTAGISVSKVRYLAVIASGCIASLGGAYLSLVQIKYFAEGMTSGKGFIAIAALIFGRWHPIGTSFASLLFGATEALQLRIQALGVNVPYQFLIMLPYVVALLALIGLVRKSSPPAALK from the coding sequence ATGCCCAATCCCCAATTCCCAATATCCGATTACCTAGCATCCAGTATCCGTTTAGCTGTGCCTTTGGCGTTTGCGGCTTTGGGTGGAATGTATTCGGAGCGTGGGGGTATATTAAATATTGCTTTGGAAGGAATGTTATTGACTGGGGCTTTTTCCAGTGCGGTGGCTGCTTTTTACACTGGTAATCCTTGGCTGGGAGTATTGGCTGCTGTTGTTGCTGGGGGAATGGTGGGTTTACTTCATGCTTTTTTGTGCGTGAGTTTGGGGGTTAATCAGTTGGTGTCTGGATTGGCAATTAATTTAGTAGCGGGTGGATTAACATCATTTTTGGCGCGGTTGGTGTTTGATGGTGGTAGCGCTCAAAGATTAGCGGGAATTGAAGCAATTAATATTCCCTGGCTGGCAAGCATACCTGTTATCGGCATTTTGTTTCAACAAGATATTTTTGTATATTCGTTGATAATTTTAATTATTTTTAGTACATATTTCTTGTTTCATACCAGCCCCGGTTTGAGTTTACGCGCCATCGGAGAATATCCCCAAGCTGCCGATACTGCGGGAATTTCAGTTTCTAAGGTACGTTATTTAGCAGTAATAGCAAGTGGCTGTATTGCTAGTTTGGGAGGAGCTTATTTGAGTTTGGTACAGATAAAATATTTTGCTGAAGGAATGACATCAGGAAAAGGATTTATTGCTATAGCTGCTTTAATTTTTGGTAGATGGCATCCTATAGGAACTAGTTTCGCAAGCTTATTATTTGGAGCAACCGAAGCTTTACAGTTAAGAATACAGGCTTTAGGAGTGAACGTACCATATCAATTTTTAATTATGCTTCCCTACGTAGTTGCATTACTAGCTTTAATTGGTTTAGTTAGAAAATCTTCACCTCCGGCAGCTTTAAAATAA
- the tnpA gene encoding IS200/IS605 family transposase: MAKLSASDYEYRRAEKSVSSINYHFVFVPKRRKAVLVNEIAMRLQEIIFELVKEHGWRLIALEVMPDHVHMFINSPPHESASQIAKWVKGRASNILRKEYPQLKKLPTLWSPSYFVATTGQVSTDVIRKYIENQTSK, translated from the coding sequence ATGGCTAAGTTGTCAGCGTCAGATTATGAATACAGAAGGGCTGAAAAATCCGTGTCATCGATAAATTATCACTTTGTGTTTGTCCCAAAAAGACGTAAAGCAGTATTAGTTAATGAAATCGCTATGCGGCTACAGGAAATTATTTTTGAGTTAGTAAAAGAACATGGCTGGAGATTAATCGCTCTTGAAGTGATGCCAGATCATGTACATATGTTTATCAACTCACCGCCACATGAGTCAGCTTCTCAAATTGCAAAGTGGGTTAAGGGTAGAGCATCTAATATTCTAAGGAAGGAATATCCACAGTTAAAAAAATTACCTACTTTGTGGAGTCCTAGTTACTTTGTAGCTACTACAGGACAAGTAAGTACCGACGTTATTCGTAAGTATATTGAGAACCAAACTAGTAAATAA
- a CDS encoding RNA-guided endonuclease TnpB family protein, giving the protein MYKTVPIKAKFTDEEKAFWVDQCEHSNSLYNSAIYLARQNHYAMLLERKANTTYWCGDELRSGWKTYRLETNYYHLDKQLKTCIHYFSLAAQAAQQTLKLVGESITSYNKLVDKYYLGDGSRPSIPKYRKSGGLFAVTFPKQALACHNGYIYPSISKATKPELITSIKLILPEFISFDWIKEVIIRPSRGEFWVDWVIDDGKQPIINNKSLNYNHAISIDHGVKFWLSAVTTLGKSFIVESPQLKTALHKYRNQVQQHKKNKPSRYWDNYLDRITAKRNLQVRDAVNKAARFIINKCLKDGIGNLVIGWNEGNKTNINIGRNNNYEVVSMPTKRLIERLRQLCEEYGIRFHITTEEYTSKASFIDNDELHQYGAKPIEWKPSGKRISRDVYRTKDGLLIHADLNAASNILRKVADQIFINSGIAKLAFEIIKRGALTHPKRYDIFSNLKRSYRKQTMSRSMSLDYGVTTA; this is encoded by the coding sequence GTGTACAAAACAGTTCCAATAAAAGCAAAATTTACGGATGAAGAAAAAGCTTTCTGGGTAGATCAGTGTGAGCATTCAAACAGTTTATATAACTCTGCTATTTATCTGGCACGCCAGAATCATTATGCAATGCTACTTGAAAGAAAGGCTAATACAACTTACTGGTGTGGAGATGAACTTAGAAGTGGTTGGAAAACTTACAGATTAGAAACTAATTATTATCATTTAGATAAACAGCTTAAAACTTGCATTCACTACTTTTCATTGGCTGCACAAGCTGCACAACAAACATTAAAGTTAGTAGGAGAATCAATAACTAGTTACAATAAATTAGTGGATAAGTATTACTTAGGAGATGGCAGTAGGCCATCAATTCCCAAGTACAGAAAGTCTGGTGGTTTATTCGCAGTTACGTTCCCAAAACAAGCCTTGGCTTGTCATAATGGTTATATTTATCCCTCAATCAGTAAAGCAACAAAGCCTGAATTAATAACATCAATTAAGCTTATTTTGCCCGAATTTATTAGCTTTGATTGGATTAAAGAAGTAATTATTCGTCCTAGTCGTGGAGAGTTTTGGGTTGATTGGGTGATAGACGATGGTAAACAGCCAATTATAAATAATAAGAGTCTTAACTACAATCATGCAATTAGCATTGATCACGGTGTAAAGTTTTGGTTGTCAGCAGTTACTACCCTTGGTAAAAGTTTTATTGTTGAATCTCCACAGCTAAAAACTGCACTCCATAAATATCGAAATCAAGTACAGCAACATAAGAAAAACAAACCTAGTAGATACTGGGACAATTACCTTGATAGAATCACAGCAAAACGCAATTTACAAGTCAGAGATGCAGTAAATAAAGCCGCTAGGTTTATCATCAATAAATGCTTAAAAGACGGTATCGGGAATTTAGTAATTGGTTGGAATGAGGGAAATAAAACCAACATTAATATTGGTAGAAACAATAATTATGAAGTTGTTTCAATGCCAACCAAAAGACTTATTGAGAGGTTAAGACAATTGTGTGAAGAATATGGTATTAGATTCCACATAACCACTGAGGAGTATACTTCTAAAGCTTCTTTTATTGATAATGATGAATTACATCAATACGGTGCAAAACCCATAGAATGGAAGCCATCAGGTAAAAGAATTAGTAGAGATGTATACCGCACAAAAGACGGTTTATTGATTCATGCAGATTTAAATGCAGCATCTAACATTCTACGAAAGGTTGCCGACCAGATTTTTATTAACTCCGGCATCGCAAAACTAGCTTTTGAAATAATTAAACGGGGTGCTTTGACACACCCCAAACGGTACGATATTTTTAGTAATCTAAAAAGGTCTTATCGCAAGCAAACAATGTCACGCAGTATGTCTTTAGACTACGGAGTGACAACTGCTTAG